From Medicago truncatula cultivar Jemalong A17 chromosome 7, MtrunA17r5.0-ANR, whole genome shotgun sequence, a single genomic window includes:
- the LOC11421002 gene encoding phosphate transporter PHO1 homolog 9 isoform X2 encodes MKFGKEFVSQMVPEWQEAYMNYNSLKSILKGISKFKEKNESETPMASTPKGSLKRRLTLYRAFSGLNSKQGRSSSKNEDEVILVRSEGGDDSKGLYQTMFLKPSEDGAERELLFFKKLDFEFNKVNAFYRKMVKEVVDEAEELSKQMNFLIAFRIKVDKVGFGNVDSNEISSLTSFMHHVDDAEHGHSHLHMDVIHEVEMSNESQFNDEDGNYVAQTNSKSSTEGFKPASLEILDHVKINVITPETPVSTIKGLLLSSKSDQTFSKKELRKADVQLSTALKEFYHKLRLLKRYSFLNLLAFSKIMKKYDKVSSRNASKDYLNTVDSSYVGSSDEVNRLMERVEHAFIKHFANGNHRKGMNTLRPTAKRERHRKTFLLGLLTGCSIALIIALIILIHARDILYSEGRTKYMDNIFPLYSLFGYIVLHMIIYSANTYFWRRFKINYPFIFGFKEGTELGYREVFLLSSGLAVLALAAVLSNLDMEMDQRTKSFSAFTELVPLSLVIVVLVITFWPLNIIYKSSRFFLIKCAFRSICAPLYKVNFPDNFLADQLTSQVQAFRSLEFYVCYYFWGDFKTRSNKCSESDVYKAFYLIVAIIPFWIRFLQCLRRLLIEERNTMHGLNGLKYISTVVALVMRTTNEFHKGMGWKILAASSSGIATIVNTYWDIVIDWGLLRRDSRNPWLRDKLSVPYKSVYFLAMVLNVILRLAWMQSVLGIKEAPFLHRTAMTALVASLEIIRRGIWNFFRLENEHLNNVGNYRAFKSVPLPFNYQVDDDEDSSDT; translated from the exons atgaagtttggGAAAGAATTTGTGTCACAAATGGTGCCAGAATGGCAAGAAGCATACATGAATTACAACTCTCTCAAATCTATTCTTAAAGGCATTTCAAAGttcaaagagaaaaatgaatcaGAAACACCAATGGCATCAACACCAAAAGGATCATTGAAGAGAAGGCTAACTCTCTATAGAGCATTTAGTGGTCTTAATAGTAAACAAGGAAGATCTTCAAGTAAGAATGAGGATGAAGTAATACTTGTTCGTTCCGAAGGAGGTGATGATTCAAAAGGGTTATATCAAACCATGTTTTTGAAGCCTTCTGAAGATGGAGCAGAAAGagaacttttatttttcaagaaacttgattttgagtttaataaGGTTAATGCATTTTATAGGAAGATGGTGAAGGAAGTTGTTGATGAAGCTGAGGAGTTAAGTAAACAAATGAACTTTCTTATTGCTTTTAGAATAAAGGTTGATAAGGTTGGGTTTGGAAATGTTGATAGCAATGAAATTTCATCTTTAACATCCTTTATGCATCATGTAGATGATGCTGAACATG GTCACTCACATCTACACATGGATGTTATTCATGAAGTTGAGATGAGCAATGAAAGTCAATTTAATGATGAAGATGGAAATTATGTGGCACAAACCAATTCCAAGTCTTCCACAGAGGGATTTAAACCAGCTTCTTTGGAGATCCTTGATCATGTGAAGATCAATGTGATAACACCAGAAACTCCTGTTTCAACCATCAAAGGGCTTCTGTTAAGTTCAAAATCTGACCAAACATTTAGCAAGAAAGAGCTTAGGAAAGCAGATGTGCAACTTAGCACAGCCTTAAAGGAATTCTATCATAAGCTTAGGCTTCTAAAACGATACAG CTTCTTAAATTTGTTAGCATTCTCAAAAATCATGAAGAAGTATGATAAG GTCAGTTCAAGGAATGCATCAAAAGATTACTTAAATACGGTGGATAGTTCATATGTTGGAAGCTCAGATGAG GTTAATAGGCTCATGGAAAGGGTGGAACATGCCTTCATTAAGCACTTTGCAAATGGGAATCATAGAAAAGGAATGAACACATTGCGACCGACTGCGAAGAGGGAACGGCATCGAAAAACATTCTTATTAG GACTATTAACTGGCTGCTCAATTGCTCTCATTATAGCACTAATTATACTCATACATGCAAGAGATATTCTATATAGTGAAGGCAGAACTAAATATATGGATAACATATTTCCACTTTATAG TCTCTTCGGATACATCGTCTTGCATATGATCATCTACTCTGCAAATACATACTTCTGGCGGCGTTTTAAAATCAACTATCCATTTATATTTGGATTCAAGGAAGGAACAGAGTTAGGTTATAGAGAAGTATTTCTCCTCAGCTCTGGCCTTGCAGTACTCGCATTGGCCGCTGTTCTCTCAAACCTAGATATGGAGATGGATCAAAGAACAAAAAGTTTCTCAGCATTTACAGAATTAGTGCCTTTAAGCCTTGTCATT GTTGTGCTTGTCATAACATTTTGGCCCCTGAATATCATATATAAATCCAGCCGCTTCTTCCTTATTAAATGTGCATTTCGTTCTATTTGTGCTCCTCTCTACAAG GTCAATTTTCCTGATAATTTCTTGGCAGATCAGCTTACCAGCCAG GTGCAAGCATTTAGAAGTTTGGAATTCTATGTTTGCTACTATTTCTGGGGGGATTTCAAGACCAGATCAAACAAATGCAGTGAAAGTGATGTCTATAAagcattttatttaattgtagCTATTATTCCATTCTGGATCCGTTTTCTTCAG TGCCTGAGAAGATTATTAATCGAAGAAAGAAATacaatgcatggactcaatggACTAAAATACATCTCAACAGTAGTTGCACTTGTAATGAGGACTACTAATGAGTTTCATAAAGGAATGGGTTGGAAAATTCTTGCTGCAAGTTCTTCAGGCATTGCAACAATTGTTAATACTTATTGGGATATTGTCATTGATTGGGGTTTGCTAAGAAGGGACTCAAGAAATCCATGGTTAAGAGATAAACTCTCTGTACCATACAAAAGTGTATATTTTCTTGCTATG GTGTTGAATGTTATACTTAGGCTTGCTTGGATGCAATCTGTTTTAGGCATTAAGGAAGCTCCTTTCCTTCATAGAACAGCTATGACTGCTCTTGTAGCTAGCTTGGAGATTATTCGCCGCGGCATTTGGAACTTTTttag GTTGGAGAATGAGCATTTGAACAATGTTGGAAACTATAGGGCATTCAAGTCAGTACCTCTTCCTTTCAATTAtcaagttgatgatgatgaagacaGCTCAGATACATAG
- the LOC11421002 gene encoding phosphate transporter PHO1 homolog 9 isoform X3 has translation MKFGKEFVSQMVPEWQEAYMNYNSLKSILKGISKFKEKNESETPMASTPKGSLKRRLTLYRAFSGLNSKQGRSSSKNEDEVILVRSEGGDDSKGLYQTMFLKPSEDGAERELLFFKKLDFEFNKVNAFYRKMVKEVVDEAEELSKQMNFLIAFRIKVDKVGFGNVDSNEISSLTSFMHHVDDAEHVEMSNESQFNDEDGNYVAQTNSKSSTEGFKPASLEILDHVKINVITPETPVSTIKGLLLSSKSDQTFSKKELRKADVQLSTALKEFYHKLRLLKRYSFLNLLAFSKIMKKYDKVSSRNASKDYLNTVDSSYVGSSDEVNRLMERVEHAFIKHFANGNHRKGMNTLRPTAKRERHRKTFLLGLLTGCSIALIIALIILIHARDILYSEGRTKYMDNIFPLYSLFGYIVLHMIIYSANTYFWRRFKINYPFIFGFKEGTELGYREVFLLSSGLAVLALAAVLSNLDMEMDQRTKSFSAFTELVPLSLVIVVLVITFWPLNIIYKSSRFFLIKCAFRSICAPLYKVNFPDNFLADQLTSQVQAFRSLEFYVCYYFWGDFKTRSNKCSESDVYKAFYLIVAIIPFWIRFLQCLRRLLIEERNTMHGLNGLKYISTVVALVMRTTNEFHKGMGWKILAASSSGIATIVNTYWDIVIDWGLLRRDSRNPWLRDKLSVPYKSVYFLAMVLNVILRLAWMQSVLGIKEAPFLHRTAMTALVASLEIIRRGIWNFFRLENEHLNNVGNYRAFKSVPLPFNYQVDDDEDSSDT, from the exons atgaagtttggGAAAGAATTTGTGTCACAAATGGTGCCAGAATGGCAAGAAGCATACATGAATTACAACTCTCTCAAATCTATTCTTAAAGGCATTTCAAAGttcaaagagaaaaatgaatcaGAAACACCAATGGCATCAACACCAAAAGGATCATTGAAGAGAAGGCTAACTCTCTATAGAGCATTTAGTGGTCTTAATAGTAAACAAGGAAGATCTTCAAGTAAGAATGAGGATGAAGTAATACTTGTTCGTTCCGAAGGAGGTGATGATTCAAAAGGGTTATATCAAACCATGTTTTTGAAGCCTTCTGAAGATGGAGCAGAAAGagaacttttatttttcaagaaacttgattttgagtttaataaGGTTAATGCATTTTATAGGAAGATGGTGAAGGAAGTTGTTGATGAAGCTGAGGAGTTAAGTAAACAAATGAACTTTCTTATTGCTTTTAGAATAAAGGTTGATAAGGTTGGGTTTGGAAATGTTGATAGCAATGAAATTTCATCTTTAACATCCTTTATGCATCATGTAGATGATGCTGAACATG TTGAGATGAGCAATGAAAGTCAATTTAATGATGAAGATGGAAATTATGTGGCACAAACCAATTCCAAGTCTTCCACAGAGGGATTTAAACCAGCTTCTTTGGAGATCCTTGATCATGTGAAGATCAATGTGATAACACCAGAAACTCCTGTTTCAACCATCAAAGGGCTTCTGTTAAGTTCAAAATCTGACCAAACATTTAGCAAGAAAGAGCTTAGGAAAGCAGATGTGCAACTTAGCACAGCCTTAAAGGAATTCTATCATAAGCTTAGGCTTCTAAAACGATACAG CTTCTTAAATTTGTTAGCATTCTCAAAAATCATGAAGAAGTATGATAAG GTCAGTTCAAGGAATGCATCAAAAGATTACTTAAATACGGTGGATAGTTCATATGTTGGAAGCTCAGATGAG GTTAATAGGCTCATGGAAAGGGTGGAACATGCCTTCATTAAGCACTTTGCAAATGGGAATCATAGAAAAGGAATGAACACATTGCGACCGACTGCGAAGAGGGAACGGCATCGAAAAACATTCTTATTAG GACTATTAACTGGCTGCTCAATTGCTCTCATTATAGCACTAATTATACTCATACATGCAAGAGATATTCTATATAGTGAAGGCAGAACTAAATATATGGATAACATATTTCCACTTTATAG TCTCTTCGGATACATCGTCTTGCATATGATCATCTACTCTGCAAATACATACTTCTGGCGGCGTTTTAAAATCAACTATCCATTTATATTTGGATTCAAGGAAGGAACAGAGTTAGGTTATAGAGAAGTATTTCTCCTCAGCTCTGGCCTTGCAGTACTCGCATTGGCCGCTGTTCTCTCAAACCTAGATATGGAGATGGATCAAAGAACAAAAAGTTTCTCAGCATTTACAGAATTAGTGCCTTTAAGCCTTGTCATT GTTGTGCTTGTCATAACATTTTGGCCCCTGAATATCATATATAAATCCAGCCGCTTCTTCCTTATTAAATGTGCATTTCGTTCTATTTGTGCTCCTCTCTACAAG GTCAATTTTCCTGATAATTTCTTGGCAGATCAGCTTACCAGCCAG GTGCAAGCATTTAGAAGTTTGGAATTCTATGTTTGCTACTATTTCTGGGGGGATTTCAAGACCAGATCAAACAAATGCAGTGAAAGTGATGTCTATAAagcattttatttaattgtagCTATTATTCCATTCTGGATCCGTTTTCTTCAG TGCCTGAGAAGATTATTAATCGAAGAAAGAAATacaatgcatggactcaatggACTAAAATACATCTCAACAGTAGTTGCACTTGTAATGAGGACTACTAATGAGTTTCATAAAGGAATGGGTTGGAAAATTCTTGCTGCAAGTTCTTCAGGCATTGCAACAATTGTTAATACTTATTGGGATATTGTCATTGATTGGGGTTTGCTAAGAAGGGACTCAAGAAATCCATGGTTAAGAGATAAACTCTCTGTACCATACAAAAGTGTATATTTTCTTGCTATG GTGTTGAATGTTATACTTAGGCTTGCTTGGATGCAATCTGTTTTAGGCATTAAGGAAGCTCCTTTCCTTCATAGAACAGCTATGACTGCTCTTGTAGCTAGCTTGGAGATTATTCGCCGCGGCATTTGGAACTTTTttag GTTGGAGAATGAGCATTTGAACAATGTTGGAAACTATAGGGCATTCAAGTCAGTACCTCTTCCTTTCAATTAtcaagttgatgatgatgaagacaGCTCAGATACATAG
- the LOC11421002 gene encoding phosphate transporter PHO1 homolog 9 isoform X1 produces the protein MKFGKEFVSQMVPEWQEAYMNYNSLKSILKGISKFKEKNESETPMASTPKGSLKRRLTLYRAFSGLNSKQGRSSSKNEDEVILVRSEGGDDSKGLYQTMFLKPSEDGAERELLFFKKLDFEFNKVNAFYRKMVKEVVDEAEELSKQMNFLIAFRIKVDKVGFGNVDSNEISSLTSFMHHVDDAEHVFEGHSHLHMDVIHEVEMSNESQFNDEDGNYVAQTNSKSSTEGFKPASLEILDHVKINVITPETPVSTIKGLLLSSKSDQTFSKKELRKADVQLSTALKEFYHKLRLLKRYSFLNLLAFSKIMKKYDKVSSRNASKDYLNTVDSSYVGSSDEVNRLMERVEHAFIKHFANGNHRKGMNTLRPTAKRERHRKTFLLGLLTGCSIALIIALIILIHARDILYSEGRTKYMDNIFPLYSLFGYIVLHMIIYSANTYFWRRFKINYPFIFGFKEGTELGYREVFLLSSGLAVLALAAVLSNLDMEMDQRTKSFSAFTELVPLSLVIVVLVITFWPLNIIYKSSRFFLIKCAFRSICAPLYKVNFPDNFLADQLTSQVQAFRSLEFYVCYYFWGDFKTRSNKCSESDVYKAFYLIVAIIPFWIRFLQCLRRLLIEERNTMHGLNGLKYISTVVALVMRTTNEFHKGMGWKILAASSSGIATIVNTYWDIVIDWGLLRRDSRNPWLRDKLSVPYKSVYFLAMVLNVILRLAWMQSVLGIKEAPFLHRTAMTALVASLEIIRRGIWNFFRLENEHLNNVGNYRAFKSVPLPFNYQVDDDEDSSDT, from the exons atgaagtttggGAAAGAATTTGTGTCACAAATGGTGCCAGAATGGCAAGAAGCATACATGAATTACAACTCTCTCAAATCTATTCTTAAAGGCATTTCAAAGttcaaagagaaaaatgaatcaGAAACACCAATGGCATCAACACCAAAAGGATCATTGAAGAGAAGGCTAACTCTCTATAGAGCATTTAGTGGTCTTAATAGTAAACAAGGAAGATCTTCAAGTAAGAATGAGGATGAAGTAATACTTGTTCGTTCCGAAGGAGGTGATGATTCAAAAGGGTTATATCAAACCATGTTTTTGAAGCCTTCTGAAGATGGAGCAGAAAGagaacttttatttttcaagaaacttgattttgagtttaataaGGTTAATGCATTTTATAGGAAGATGGTGAAGGAAGTTGTTGATGAAGCTGAGGAGTTAAGTAAACAAATGAACTTTCTTATTGCTTTTAGAATAAAGGTTGATAAGGTTGGGTTTGGAAATGTTGATAGCAATGAAATTTCATCTTTAACATCCTTTATGCATCATGTAGATGATGCTGAACATG TTTTTGAAGGTCACTCACATCTACACATGGATGTTATTCATGAAGTTGAGATGAGCAATGAAAGTCAATTTAATGATGAAGATGGAAATTATGTGGCACAAACCAATTCCAAGTCTTCCACAGAGGGATTTAAACCAGCTTCTTTGGAGATCCTTGATCATGTGAAGATCAATGTGATAACACCAGAAACTCCTGTTTCAACCATCAAAGGGCTTCTGTTAAGTTCAAAATCTGACCAAACATTTAGCAAGAAAGAGCTTAGGAAAGCAGATGTGCAACTTAGCACAGCCTTAAAGGAATTCTATCATAAGCTTAGGCTTCTAAAACGATACAG CTTCTTAAATTTGTTAGCATTCTCAAAAATCATGAAGAAGTATGATAAG GTCAGTTCAAGGAATGCATCAAAAGATTACTTAAATACGGTGGATAGTTCATATGTTGGAAGCTCAGATGAG GTTAATAGGCTCATGGAAAGGGTGGAACATGCCTTCATTAAGCACTTTGCAAATGGGAATCATAGAAAAGGAATGAACACATTGCGACCGACTGCGAAGAGGGAACGGCATCGAAAAACATTCTTATTAG GACTATTAACTGGCTGCTCAATTGCTCTCATTATAGCACTAATTATACTCATACATGCAAGAGATATTCTATATAGTGAAGGCAGAACTAAATATATGGATAACATATTTCCACTTTATAG TCTCTTCGGATACATCGTCTTGCATATGATCATCTACTCTGCAAATACATACTTCTGGCGGCGTTTTAAAATCAACTATCCATTTATATTTGGATTCAAGGAAGGAACAGAGTTAGGTTATAGAGAAGTATTTCTCCTCAGCTCTGGCCTTGCAGTACTCGCATTGGCCGCTGTTCTCTCAAACCTAGATATGGAGATGGATCAAAGAACAAAAAGTTTCTCAGCATTTACAGAATTAGTGCCTTTAAGCCTTGTCATT GTTGTGCTTGTCATAACATTTTGGCCCCTGAATATCATATATAAATCCAGCCGCTTCTTCCTTATTAAATGTGCATTTCGTTCTATTTGTGCTCCTCTCTACAAG GTCAATTTTCCTGATAATTTCTTGGCAGATCAGCTTACCAGCCAG GTGCAAGCATTTAGAAGTTTGGAATTCTATGTTTGCTACTATTTCTGGGGGGATTTCAAGACCAGATCAAACAAATGCAGTGAAAGTGATGTCTATAAagcattttatttaattgtagCTATTATTCCATTCTGGATCCGTTTTCTTCAG TGCCTGAGAAGATTATTAATCGAAGAAAGAAATacaatgcatggactcaatggACTAAAATACATCTCAACAGTAGTTGCACTTGTAATGAGGACTACTAATGAGTTTCATAAAGGAATGGGTTGGAAAATTCTTGCTGCAAGTTCTTCAGGCATTGCAACAATTGTTAATACTTATTGGGATATTGTCATTGATTGGGGTTTGCTAAGAAGGGACTCAAGAAATCCATGGTTAAGAGATAAACTCTCTGTACCATACAAAAGTGTATATTTTCTTGCTATG GTGTTGAATGTTATACTTAGGCTTGCTTGGATGCAATCTGTTTTAGGCATTAAGGAAGCTCCTTTCCTTCATAGAACAGCTATGACTGCTCTTGTAGCTAGCTTGGAGATTATTCGCCGCGGCATTTGGAACTTTTttag GTTGGAGAATGAGCATTTGAACAATGTTGGAAACTATAGGGCATTCAAGTCAGTACCTCTTCCTTTCAATTAtcaagttgatgatgatgaagacaGCTCAGATACATAG
- the LOC11406998 gene encoding auxin-binding protein ABP19b gives MKIIHILFLFTFFSFTISQAFVNDFCVADLKAPNTNSGYPCKPLASVTSDDFVFHGLVAGKNNNTFKLGATLASVTNFPALNGLGISAMRVDIGEGGSAPMHTHPDATEFIILVQGEFTAGFITPTSVYSKVLKPGDLFVVPEGMLHFVLNSGKGVATAYVFFSSENPTIHLLDFLLFGNKLPSNLVSQTTLIDVDQVKKLKAHFGGSG, from the coding sequence ATGAAGATTATTCacatactttttcttttcacttttttttcatTCACTATTTCCCAAGCTTTTGTTAATGATTTCTGTGTTGCAGATTTAAAGGCTCCAAACACAAATTCGGGTTATCCATGCAAACCTCTTGCAAGCGTTACATCCGACGATTTCGTCTTTCATGGCCTCGTCGCTGGAAAAAACAACAACACTTTCAAACTTGGAGCCACCCTTGCAAGTGTAACCAATTTTCCAGCTCTTAACGGACTTGGAATTTCAGCGATGCGGGTTGACATAGGCGAAGGCGGATCAGCTCCAATGCATACTCATCCTGATGCTACCGAATTTATTATACTAGTTCAAGGTGAATTTACCGCTGGATTTATAACACCTACTTCAGTGTATTCCAAGGTATTGAAACCAGGTGATCTTTTTGTTGTTCCAGAAGGGATGTTACATTTTGTCCTTAATTCTGGTAAGGGAGTAGCTACcgcttatgttttttttagtagtgaaaaTCCTACTATTCACTTACTAGATTTCCTTTTATTTGGCAATAAATTGCCTTCTAATTTAGTTTCACAAACTACTCTCATTGATGTTGATCAAGTGAAGAAGTTAAAGGCTCATTTTGGTGGAAGCGGTTAG